DNA sequence from the Oxalobacteraceae sp. CFBP 8761 genome:
CAGGGCGATCGCGGTGGTCATTACCCTGCGTGTGATTGCGTGTGTCGGCATGCGTGTCTCCTGTTATAGGCTTTCGTGCTCGAGGCTGCGCCGCGCGAGGCGTTCGATGCAGGCAAGTCATCATAGAATTGAATGTCATGCACACGTAAATAACGTTTTCTGATGCCTCCATCAAAAAAGGCGATAGGTACTGCCGGTGCACGGTGTGCATCTGCAGCAAGTCTCGGTGTGCATGCAGCCGTCATTGAAAATGATTCTCATTCACGATAGAATCCCGGTTTGCTCCTGATTGCTGCTTCCTCTCATGTCCCTGTCCCTTTCCCTGCGTCCATCGCGCCTCGTTCTTGCCCTGTCCCTGGTGTTTCCTCATGCGTTTCCGGCAGCAGCGATGGCGCAGGAAGCCGATGGTGGCGCCATGCCGGCAGTGCGCGTAACCGCCGTAAAGGCGCAGGGGTTCATGCCCAACACGGTCGAAGCCGGGAGCTTTCGCGGCAGTGACGTGATGGATGTGCCATCGACCGTCAACGTCATCACGCGCGACGTGCTTGAGCTGCAAGGCGCTGCCGGCCTGTATGACGCAGTGCGCAATACGGCTGGCGTGACGCGCCAGCAAAACGGTGGCGACACATGGGACCAGTTGGTCATCCGTGGCATTGCTGTCGAAAACCGCACGAACTACCGCCTCAATGGCTCGCTGCCGATCATGAACTTCGGCCAGGTGTCGATGGAGAACAAGGAGCGCGTCGAGGTGCTCAAGGGCGCGACGGCGCTGTATTACGGCTTCACGTCGCCGGCCGGCGTCGTCAACTTCGTCACCAAACGCGCCGGCAGCACGCCGCTGACGACCGTCGGCGCCCAGGTCGACAGCAACGGGACGGTCGTCGCCACGCTCGACGCTGCGCGCCGCTTTGGTGTTGATGACGCGTTCGGCGTGCGCATCAACGCAGCCGGCGGCACACTTGGTTCGCACCTCGATGGCGTCGGCAACGGCAACCGCGGCTTCGCCTCCGGCGCATTCGACTGGCGCGTGAATGCCCGCGTGCGCGTGCGCGCCGATCTCGAATACGACAAGCGCCGCGTGACCGAGCAGGCCGGCGTCAATCTGCCGCCGGCCGTGGGCGGGGTGATCACGCTGCCGCGCGCGGTCGATCCGCGCCGTCCCGTCGGCCCCGACTGGGCCAGGTTTGAAACGCATGCACGCAACGCGCAGCTGCGCGCAGACATCGCACTGAATGACGCCTGGGCCTTGACGCTCGAAGCGGGCCACGCCGAAACGAAGCGCGACCGCTCGCTGCCGATCTTCCGCTTCAATAATGCGGCGAGCGTCGCGACCGGGGCCGGGCGCATCACCGGCAACCTGCAGCATGCCGACGTCGATTCGCGCATGCTGCGCGCTGAACTGGCGGGCCAGTTGCGCACGGGTTCCCTGACGCACGAGGTGACGCTCGGCGCGAGCGATACCGACAAGGGGCAGGCGCCGATCTTCCAGACCAACTACACGATCCCCGCACAGAACCTGTATGCGCCGCTGCCGGTGACGAACTTCTCGGTCGGTGCGCGGCCGGCGACGCCCACGACGGCGGCCCTCGATTCGCGCGACCAGGGCCTGTACCTTGTCGATCGCATCAGCATGGGCAGCTGGCAGTTCATCGGTGGCGTGCGGCGCGTCGACTACCGCAGCACGCAGGGCGTGAACGACTACGACGCGAGCGAGACGACGCCGATGGCGGCCGTCGTCTACCGCCTGCGTGACGATCTCTCCGTGTATGCATCGGCGGCCGAAGGCCTGGAAGAGGGCGAGGCCGCACCGGCCGGCACTGCGAACGAGGGCACGCGCATGGCGCCGGGCGTAAGCAAGCAACGCGAAGTTGGCGCGCGCTGGCGCACGGCCGGCGGCTTGCTGACGCAGGCGGCATTGTTCGAGATCGAGCGCCCCGGTTATTACACCAACACCGCGAATGTCTTCACCGCCGACGGCGAGCAGCGCTACCGCGGCCTGGAGCTGTCGTCGCAGGGCCGCATCCTGCGCAGTGTGGCCTGGCAGGCGTCGGCCCAGTGGCTCGATCCGGCCTTCCGCAATATCAACGCCGCGTACGACGGCAAGCTGCCCGAAAATGCGGCGCGCCGCACCGCCAGCACGTTCGTGGCCTGGGACCTCGATGCGGTGCCCGGCCTGGCGCTGACCGCCGGCGCGTACTACACGGGCCGCCGGCCCGTGAATGACCTGAACCAGGCCTGGCTGGGCGGCACGACGCTGTTGGGCGTGGGCGCGCGCTACATCGGCCAGTTCGCTGGCAAGCGCACCACGTGGCAACTCAATGTCGACAATGCGGCCGACAAACAGTACTGGGCCGGCGCCGGCACGCGCCTGAGCGCAGGCTTGCCGCGCCTGATCAAGCTGTCGATGAAGGTCGCGCTGTGAGTCGCTGGCGCCTGCCGTCGCTGCGCGCGGTCTGGTTCCAGCTGCACTGGTTCGTCGGCATCACGGCCGGCACGCTGCTGGCTGTCATCGGGCTGACCGGCGCCATCATGGCGTTCGAGGACGAACTGCTGGACGTGTTCAATCCGGGCGTCATGACGGTCGACGCCGAAGCACGTCCGCCCCTGGAACCTGCACAGCTGCTGCAGGCGGCGCAGCGTGCACGTCCCGGGGAGCGTGTGGTGAGCATCGTGCTGGAAGCGGATCCGGGCAGCACGGCGCTGGTGCGCTTTGCCGCACCGCCGGGCGAGCGGCGCGGTCCGGACGTGCGCGTGCACCCGTACAGCGGCGCCGTCTTGCCGTCGCTGCGTTTCGAGGCCGCGTTCAACTGGGTCGAGGAACTGCATCGCTGGCTGCTGCTGCCGCGCGCGCCGGGCCGTCTCGTGCTGGGCATTCTGGCGCTGTGCCTGGTGGGTCTCGCGCTCAGCGGCCTGTATCTGCGCTGGCCGCGCAAACCCGCCAACTGGCGCACGTGGCTGACCTTCAATACCAGCCTGCGGGGCCGCTCGTTCCTGTGGGCGCTGCACGCGATTGCCGGCACCTGGGCGCTGGTGGCTTATCTGATCGTCGGTGGCACTGGCATCTACTGGAGTTTTGACGTCGTGCGCGACACGGTGCAGGGCTGGGCCGGCAACGAGCGCCGGGCCGCGACCGAGACGATGGCGAAGCCACGCGAACGCAAGCGCGCAGCAACGCCGGATGGACCGGCCGCACTCGATCCGGCCTGGAACACCTTCCTCGCGCACGCGCCAAACTGGGCCAGCGCGACGATCCGCCTGCCGGAACGGGGCAGCGGCGCCTACCAGCTGACATGGATTGCGCAGGACGGCCCGCACGAGCGCGCCCGTAACCGCATGTCGCTTCGCGCCAGCGACGGCGCACTGCTCAAGAACGAGACCTACGGCGCGCAAACCCTTGGCCAGCGCGCCTTGACCACGATCCGGCCGCTGCACACGGGCAGCTATTTCGGCTTGCCGGGGCGGGTCATCATGATGCTGGCCAGCCTGGCCTTGCCCGGCTTTGCCATCACCGGCTGGCTGCTGTACCTGGGCCGGCGCCGCCAGCAGCGTGCACTGGCGCGCGAACGGGCGCTTGCCATGACGAGCGAACCCATAACGCCAGGCGCCGGCGCACCGATTCTGCTGGCCTTTGCGACCCAGGGCGGCCAGGCTGAACGGATCGCGCTGCACAGCGCCGCGGCGCTGCGCGCCGGTGGCCGCGCGGTCGATCTGCGTGCGGTGTCGGCGCTCAGTCCGGGCGAACTGGCTGGCTACGACCACGCGCTGTTCGTGGCGGCGACCTTCGGCGACGGCGAGGCGCCGGATGCCGCGCGCCGCTTCACACGCGAGCTGCATGCAGGGCCGCTGGTGCTGGCCGGGTGCAAGTACGCGGTGCTGGCGCTGGGCGACCGCAATTACGCGCGCTACTGCGGTTACGGCATCGCGCTTGACGAGCGCCTCGGGGCGCTGGGCGCCACGGCGCTGTTCCCACGGATCGATGTCGACCAGGGCGACGCTGCGGCGCTGGGCCGCTGGATGCATGCGCTGGGCACACTGGGTGCGGCCGCCGGCACGCAGCCCGCTGCCAATGACCCGGCACCGATGACCGACTGGCGCCTTGTCGCGCGCACGCTGTTGAATCCCGGTAGTCTGGGCGCGCCGCTGTATGAAATCGTGCTGCAGACGACGGCAGATCAGCAGTGGCAGGCCGGCGACCTGCTTGATGTCGCGGCGCGCCACACTTCGGCGACCGTCGACGCCTGGCTGGCGGCCAGCGGCCTGGATGGCGCGGCGCGCGTGACCTGGCAGGGCGAACCCCAGCCGCTGCGCGAGGCGCTGGCCTGGAGCGAACTGCCCGGCGTCGGGCATCCATTCGCATCGACGCAGGAATGCGCCGATGCACTCAAACCGCTGGCGCCGCGCCGTTATTCCATTGCCGGCATCCCGCAGGACGGCGCATTGACGCTGCTCGTGCGCCAGCAGCGCCACGAGCAGGGGATGGGCCTGGCATCCGGCTGGCTGACTGCGCATCTCGCCGTCGGCGGGCTGGTCCGCGCAAGGCTGGCGACGAACCCGGGCTTCCATGGTCCGCAGGATGCGCGGCCCTGCATCTATATCGGCAACGGCTCGGGCATGGCCGGCCTGCGCGCGCACCTGCGCAGCCGCGTGCTGGCCGGGCAGCACCGCAACTGGCTGCTGTTCGGCGAACGTCAGCGCGCCTTCGACAGCCTGTGCATCGGCGAGATCGCCGCGTGGCGCGCCGCCGGCGCGCTGCCGGAATGCGATCTGGTATTTTCGCGCGACGACGCGCCCGAGTATGTGCAGGACCGCCTGCGCGCACGCGCCGACACGCTGTACGAATGGGTCGAGCGCGATGCGGTCATCCATGTCTGCGGCAGCCTGCAGGGTATGGCGGGGGAGGTCGATGCGGCGCTCGCGGCGATTCTCGGCGAGACCGGGCGCGATCGCCTCATCGACGCAGGGCGTTACCGGCGCGACGTGTACTGAGCGTGAATTCTCTGCGCACCGTCAGTTCGTCCCATCCCGGCGAATCGGCGGCGCTGTCGCTATACTGGCGCCATGCAAACCGAGTATCCGGCTGGCGCCGACGATTTCCTGACCATCCTGGCCGCGCGGCGCAACTATACGCTGCGCCGTCTCGTTGCGCCCGGCCCGGACGATGCGGATCTGCGGCACATCGTCGAAGCCGGCGCGCAGGCGCCCGACCATGGCCTGCTGCGACCGTGGCGCTTCATCCTGATCCCGCAGCACAAGCGGCATCTGCTGGGTGACGTGTTTGCCGCCGCCGTGCTGGCGCGCGATCCGGCCTGCGGCGACGAGGCGCTCGCCACGGCGCACGACAAGGCCCTGCGCGCGCCATGCCTGCTGGTGGCGGTGCTGCGCGACGAAGCGGGCACCATCATCCCGACACACGAAAAACTCGTTTCGCTTGGTTGCGCGATCCAGAACATGCTGGTGGCTGGTCAACTGCTTGGCTTTGCAAGTGGCCTGGCCAGCGGCGCAGCGATGGATTTTGCGGGCATGCGCACGTTGCTTGGGCTGGATGCGCACGAGCAGGCCATCTGCTTCATTGGCCTTGGCACCGCTTCGACCATCAAGGCGCCGCGCGCGCGGCCGGATGTGAGCCAATTCCTCAGCAGTTTATGAGGGTGATTGAACGCGTGGACGGCGGAGCCGTCCACCCTATGAGCAGACATCGGTAGGGTGGACGGGTTTCCCGTCCACGCGTTCAACGACCCCCGAACGCCCAGACAGCAAAAAGCCCGCCAACAGGCGGGCTTTTCAGTGTGCGCTGCGGCTGCGCCCACGCTATCTGCGTGGTGCGCGCTGCGGCGTCACGACAGCAGCATCAGATTGCGCAGATGTTGCCGGCTTTTTCGCCTTTAGGGCCGGTCGAGCGCTCGAACGACACGCGCTGATTTTCGGCCAGGCTCTTGAAGCCTTCCGATTGAATATCCTGGAAGTGCGCAAACAGATCGTCGCCGCCGCCATCAGGCGTGATGAAGCCGAAGCCTTTTGCGTCGTTGAACCATTTTACGGTGCCGGTTTGGGTAGTCATGTTGAATTCCTTTGCAGTGACATGGGCAAAATCGCCCAATACGCACGTTCAACCAAGAGAAGATAAAAGCGGGGGAATCAAACTGGACTGCCGGAGGAGGCGAGGCGGGAGAGAAAAGCCAACAATAACAACGACTTGATGTGGTGCATCGTTGAAGATACACGGCTTTTCAAGAATGTCCTAGTCATTTCTTGATTGATTCCCCGAATCGATCTCAATGTGAAGAAACGAGCTTGAGCCCGACGATGCCCGCCGCGATCATGCCGATGCACGCCAGCCGCGCCGGTGACGCCGATTCGCCAAGCACGATGATGCCCACCAGCGCCGTGCCGACGGCGCCGATTCCCGTCCAGATCGCGTAGGCGGTACCGATCGGCAGCGTCTTGAGCACGTGGGCCAACAGGCCAAAACTGACGATCATGGCGGCGACCGTGCCGACTGTTGGCCACAGACGCGTGAAGCCTTCCGTGTATTTCAGGCCAACGGCCCAGACAATTTCAAACAGTCCTGCGAGGACCAGGAGTATCCAGACCATATTGCCTCCGATTGGGTGAGGCCCGATACTATGTCGAATCCGGTGATGAAAAAAGTCAGTACCTATCAATGGAATTGAACGATGGCGTTTGACCTCGACAACGTAAGAGCCTTCCTGGCAGCGATCGACCACGGCTCGTTTTCCGCGGCCGCACGCGCACTTGGTCGCGTGCCGTCGGCCGTCAGCATGGCGATCGCGAATCTGGAAGCGCAGCTTGACGTGCAGCTGTTCGACCGTACGGGCCGCAACCCGACACCGACCGCGCAGGCACTGGCGCTGCTGCCCCAGGCGCGCCTGCTGGCTGAGGGTTTGCAGCGCCTGAACGTGCATGCGCTGTCACTGAGCCGGGGCCTGGAAGCGTCGGTCACGCTGGCGCTCGTGCCCGAACTCCAGGACACCGTGCCATGGAGCGCCGCGCTGCATGCGCTGGCGCTCGAGCATCCGCTGCTGCAGGTCGAGGTGCTGACCGCGCCGCAGGCCGATGCGCTGGCCATGGTGCGCAGCGGGCGCGCCGACCTGGCACTTGTCTTTGAGCGATATGGCGCGGCGCCCTATCAGGCATTCCAGGAAGTAGCCGAGGAGCGCCTGGTAGCGGTCGCGGCGCGCTCCCATCCGATGTTCAAGGGGGGCGAGCAGGCGCAGGTGCGCGACACCGATCTGCTGCTGCAGCGCCAGATCGTCGTGGCGGGACGCGACACCGACCAGGTGGACCAGCGCATCGCAATGTCGTCGCTGCAGTGGAAGACCGATAGCCCGATCGCCGCGCTGGCACTGGTCAAGGCGGGCCTGGGCTGGGCGTGGCTGCCATCGAGCCAGGTGCGCGAGGCCGTGCAGGGCGGTGAGCTGGTCGAGATCCCCATGGCCAATCTCACCAACGTGCTGCGCTTTTTCGTCGACATCGTGTGGACTGAAGAACGGCCGCTGGGCATGGCAGCAACGCGCTTCATCGAACTCTTGAACGAGCAGAAAATGTGAACGATCGTGCGAGAACCGGTCGCGCACGCGATGGTGTCGGTTCGGCTAGAATGTTTGCCCAACAATGGGAGGATCGTTGCGCGCGCGCCTTGTGGCGGCCCCGTCTCCCACACCGCATCACCCAATAAGCATAGGAAGAACATGAGCACCGACAGTACGCTGAACGAAGCACAGAACACCCAACTGCGGATCGACGCGCTGGAATACCACCGCAGCCCCACCCGCGGCAAGATCGAAGTGATCGCCACCAAACCGCTGTCGAACCAGCGCGACCTGTCGCTTGCCTATTCGCCGGGCGTGGCCTACGCCTGCGAAGAAATCGCCGCCGATCCGGCCACCGCGTTCGATTACACGTCGCGCGGCAACCTGGTGGCCGTGATCACCAACGGCACCGCGGTGCTGGGCCTGGGGAATATCGGTCCGCTGGCCGCCAAGCCGGTCATGGAAGGCAAGGGCTGCCTGTTCAAGAAATTTGCCGGTGTCGACGTGTTCGACCTGGAACTGGACGAACTCGATCCGGACAAGCTGATCGACGCCATCGCGATGCTCGAACCGACTGTCGGCGGCATTAACCTCGAAGACATCAAGGCGCCGGAATGCTTCTACATCGAGAAGAAGCTGCGCGAGCGCATGAACATCCCGGTCTTCCACGACGACCAGCACGGCACCGCGATCATCTCGACCGCGGCGCTGCTCAATGCGATGAAAGTCGTCGGCAAGGACATCGGCCAGATCAAGCTGGTCGCCTCCGGCGCCGGCGCGGCGGCGATTGCCTGCCTGGACATGATGGTGCTGCTGGGCGTCAAGCAGGAGAACATCTACGTCGTCGACTCGCGCGGTGTGATCTGGCAGGGCCGCGACGCCAATATGGAAGAAAACAAGGCGCGCTATGCGCAGGCAACGGATGCGCGCGTGCTGGCCGATGTCGTCAAGGGCGCCGACGTGTTCCTGGGCTGCTCGACCGCCGGCGTGCTGACGGGCGAGATGGTCAAGACGATGGCCGACAAGCCGGTCATCTTGGCGCTGGCCAATCCCGAACCTGAGATCCGTCCTGAAGTGGCCAAGGCCGCGCGTCCGGACGTCATCATCGCCACGGGCCGTTCGGACTACCCGAACCAGGTCAACAACGTGCTGTGCTTCCCGTACATCTTCCGCGGCGCGCTCGATTGCGGCGCCACGCGCATCACCGACGAAATGAAGCTCGCCTGCGTGACCGCGATCGCCGAACTGGCCGAAGCCGAAGCGAGCGACGTCGTGGCGCTGGCCTACGAAGGCCAGGACCTGGCCTTTGGCCCCGAGTACATCATTCCGAAGCCGTTCGATCCGCGCCTGCTCGGCGCGATCGCGCCACGCGTGGCCGAAGCGGCCGCCGCATCGGGCGTGGCAACGCGCCCGATCACCGACATGGACGCCTACCGCGACAAGCTTGGTCAGATGATCTATCACACCGGGTTCTTCATGAAGCCGGTGTTCGACAAGGCGCGCGCCGATGTGCGCAAGGTGGCCTACGCCGAAGCGACCGAGCCGCGCGTGCTGCGCGCAGTGCAAGCAGTGGTCGATGAGGGCATCGCCCATCCGGTGCTGATCGGCGACACGTCGGTCCTGCAGCGCGCCATCAAGGACGCGGGCCTGCGCCTGCGCGAAGGCGCCGACTACACCGTCATTGCGGCCGAAGCCGATACGACGCTGCAGGGCACGCGCCTGCTGGCGGCGGGCACGGTCGACGCGCTGATCTGCGGCATGACCGGCTGCTACGACGACCATCTGGAGCACGTGCGCAGCGAGATCGGCGTGGCGCCAGGTGCCGAAGTGCTGGCCGCGATGAATGCGCTGGTGCTCGACAAGTTCACGCTGTTCATCACCGACACGTATGTCAACGAGCAGCCGAGCGCCCAGGAGCTGGCCGCCATCACGCGCCTTGCAGCCGAGACGCTGCAGCACTTCGGCCTCGAGCCGAAGGCCGCGCTGGTGTCGCACTCGTCGCAGGGTTCGTCCGAGCGGCCGTCCGCCAAGCGCATGCGCGAAGCGCGCGCGCTGCTGGCCGAGCAGTCGCCCGAACTGGCTGTGGTCGGCGAGATCCACGGCGACGCTGCGCTGTCGGAAGAAATCCGTGATCTGTACAAGATCGACGCAGGCTATTCGGGCAGCGCGAACCTGCTGGTGATGCCGTCGCTGGATGCGGCCAACATCCTGTTCAACGTGCTCAAGGTCGCCGCAGGCAAGGGCGTGACGGTGGGTCCGATCCTGCTGGGCGCGGCCAAGCCGGTACACATCCTGAGCCCGAGCGCCACCGTGCGCCGCATCGTCAACATGACGGCGCTGGCAGCGGCGGCCGTGAAGTAAGGGCGATCACCGGGGCTGGGCCCTGGCCCTGGTGTATTGTCAGCAAAACGGCCCCGATCGGGGCCGTTTTTGCGTCCGCTCAGCGCCACGTCAGGCCCCGAAGTGCGCCACCAGAAAATCGATGAAGGCGCGTGCCCGCGCCGATTGCCGGCGCTTGTTCGGATAGACGACGAACAGGTCGGCCTCGGGCTGCACATACCCGGGCAGCACGATGCGCAGCCGGCCGCTGTCGACGTACTTCGCCAGATCCCATTCCGAGCGCACCAGGATGCCGTGGCCATCGAGCGCCCAGCCCAGCACGATGTCGCCATCGTTGCTCGACAGCGCACCCTGCACCTTGACCGACACTGCGCGGCCTTCATGTTCCAGGCGCCAGACCCCATGCGCCTCGTCGTTCTGCCGGTGCACGATGCAGCGGTGGTTGGCCAGATCCGCCAGGCTGGCGGGCATGCCATGCCGTTCGAGGTAGCGCGGCGACGCGCACAGGAGGCGCCGGTTCGACATGATGCGGCGCGCGACCAGCCGCTGGTCGGGCAACTCGCCGAAGCGGATCGCCAGGTCGATGCCGCTCGCGACGAGGTCCACCGGCCGGTCGGTGACGTCGAGCTGCACCTCCACCTGCGGATAGCGCTGCGCGAAGGTGGACACCAGCGGGGCAATCGCCGTGCGCCCGAAGCCGAGCGACGCATTCACGCGCAGCAGGCCGCGCGGCACGGCGCGCGTGCTCGATACGGCTTCTTCCATCTCGTGCAGGTCGGCCAGGATGCGGGTCGCGTAGTGCAGATAGGTTTCGCCCTCGGGCGTGAGGCTGCTGGTGCGTGTGGTGCGATTGACGAGCCGCACGCCGAGGCGCGCTTCGAGCTGCGCCAGGCGCTTGGTGGCGGCCGGCGGCGTGAGGTCGAGCGCGCGTGCCGCGGCGCTCAGGCTGCCGTGGCGGGCCAGCAGCACGAAGAATTCGAGATGCGAGGCGAGGTCATTATTCACTTTGGGTGAAGAATCTTATGAATGGGATTCAATCATAACCGCCTTCGCAGCGAATAATCTGGTGTCTCGTTCAACCAGTACATGAGAGACACCACCATGAGAATCGTCGACATCCGCGAGCAGACCGTTCCGATCAGCTCCCCGATCCGCAATGCCTACATTGATTTCAGCAAGATGACGCTGAGCGTGGTCGCCGTGGTGACCGACGTGATCCGCGATGGCAAGCCCGTGATCGGCTACGGCTTCAACTCCAACGGTCGCTATGGCCAGGGCACGCTGATGCGCGAGCGCTTCATCCCGCGCATCCTCGAGGCCGATCCGACGTCGCTGCAGGACGACACGGGTGCGAACCTCGACCCGCACAAGATCTGGCAGACGATGTTCACCAACGAAAAGCCGGGTGGTCACGGCGAGCGCTCGGTGGCCATCGGCACCATCGACATGGCCGTGTGGGATGCGACTGCCAAGATCGCGGGCGTGCCGCTGTTTCAGTTGCTGGCCGACCGCTATGGCAATGGCCAGCCGGAGCGCCGCGTGTTCGTGTATGCAGCCGGTGGTTATTACTATCCGGGGCAGGATCACGGCAAGCTGAAAGACGAGATGCGCAGCTATCTCGATCGCGGCTACACGGTGGTCAAGAAGAAGATCGGCGGGGACTCGCTCGACGAAGACCTGCGCCGCATCGACTCGATCCTGAGCGTGCTGGGTGACGGGCAGAAGCTGGCGGTCGATGCGAACGGCCGCTTCGATCTGGACACGGCGATCCGCTACGCCAAGGCGCTGTCGCAGTACGATCTGTTCTGGTACGAAGAAGCGGGCGACCCGCTTGACTACGAGCTGCAGGCGACGCTGCGCAACTATTACCGCAATCCGATGGCCACCGGCGAGAACCTGTTCTCGATGCAGGATGCGCGCAACCTGATCCGCCATGGCGGCATGCGCGCCGACCGCGACTGGCTGCAATTCGATTGCGCGCTCAGTTACGGCCTGGTGGAGTATCTGCGCACGCTCGACATGCTGAAGGAGCACGGCTGGTCGGCCAAGCGCTGCATCCCGCATGGCGGGCACCAGATGTCACTGAATATCGCGGCCGGTCTGGGACTGGGCGGGAACGAATCGTATCCCGACCTGTTCCAGCCCTACGGCGGCTTCCCGGATGGCGTGAAGGTCGAGAATGGCCACATCACGATGCCCGATCTGCCGGGGATCGGCTTCGAAGGAAAAGCCGATCTGATTGCGCAGATGCGCAGGCTGACCGACTGATCAGGCGCGGTCGGCGGCGTCGAATTTGACGGGTTGCGTCACGCCGCCCTTGCGCCGCACGACGACGGTGCCGGCCATCTTGTCGTGCCAGCCCTGCTTGCGCGCGTCGAAGCCGACCCACAAAATGCCCAGCATCAGCGGGATCATCGAGACGTAGTAGCCCAGGTAGCGGATGATGAACTGGCGCGTGCTTGGCTTGCCACCGGTGCGCGCATCGACAATGATTGCGCCAACGGCCATCTTGCCCGGCGTGGCCGAGAGCTTGATCCATAGCGCGAGTACAAAGGCGGCCGGCAGGAGCCAGTTGATGATGAAGTCGGCCGGGCCCATGACCATCTCTGTGCTGTCCCAATACGCGGCGCCATAGATGGCAGTGAGCAGCGGCAGCGCGACGATCATCACCAAAATGCTGTCGATGAGCGCCGCG
Encoded proteins:
- a CDS encoding LysR family transcriptional regulator produces the protein MNNDLASHLEFFVLLARHGSLSAAARALDLTPPAATKRLAQLEARLGVRLVNRTTRTSSLTPEGETYLHYATRILADLHEMEEAVSSTRAVPRGLLRVNASLGFGRTAIAPLVSTFAQRYPQVEVQLDVTDRPVDLVASGIDLAIRFGELPDQRLVARRIMSNRRLLCASPRYLERHGMPASLADLANHRCIVHRQNDEAHGVWRLEHEGRAVSVKVQGALSSNDGDIVLGWALDGHGILVRSEWDLAKYVDSGRLRIVLPGYVQPEADLFVVYPNKRRQSARARAFIDFLVAHFGA
- a CDS encoding mandelate racemase/muconate lactonizing enzyme family protein: MRIVDIREQTVPISSPIRNAYIDFSKMTLSVVAVVTDVIRDGKPVIGYGFNSNGRYGQGTLMRERFIPRILEADPTSLQDDTGANLDPHKIWQTMFTNEKPGGHGERSVAIGTIDMAVWDATAKIAGVPLFQLLADRYGNGQPERRVFVYAAGGYYYPGQDHGKLKDEMRSYLDRGYTVVKKKIGGDSLDEDLRRIDSILSVLGDGQKLAVDANGRFDLDTAIRYAKALSQYDLFWYEEAGDPLDYELQATLRNYYRNPMATGENLFSMQDARNLIRHGGMRADRDWLQFDCALSYGLVEYLRTLDMLKEHGWSAKRCIPHGGHQMSLNIAAGLGLGGNESYPDLFQPYGGFPDGVKVENGHITMPDLPGIGFEGKADLIAQMRRLTD
- a CDS encoding RDD family protein, producing the protein MQPHESTELEYVGFWARTGAALIDSILVMIVALPLLTAIYGAAYWDSTEMVMGPADFIINWLLPAAFVLALWIKLSATPGKMAVGAIIVDARTGGKPSTRQFIIRYLGYYVSMIPLMLGILWVGFDARKQGWHDKMAGTVVVRRKGGVTQPVKFDAADRA